CGGTCATGCATAGACGCAAAATATTCCTCCGTCTGGGAAGTCCCATCGCCATCCATCGCACGAGCAAAACTTTGAAAAAGTTTGCTTAGACTAATGAATGCAAATAGGATTGGAGGATTCTCGTCTACTTCTAGCTCAGGTAACTCAGGATCAAGCTGTAATATCCTAGGGAAGTCAAAACGAGTGGTATGTCCTCTAGATTTTGAGTTCATCAGCAACACTCAATCATAAGTTGGattaaaaaagagagagagagaaagagaatcgACTCACCTTTCCGTCACAAATAGTAGCCAGATAACCCGGAGATGAAGTTGAGCTTCAATTTTAGGTAGTCCAGAATAATGGATCGCTTTATCAAGGCCTAGCATTTGAGCAAATGTGACGGCTTCACGTAAAAGCATTGCTCCCTTTCGGATATAACCGCGGTTTGCACTCGACACATGCAAGAAGAATGATGATAATAAGACACTTAAGGATGGATGCTCTAGGTGATCCATTTCATTCCTCGCTCTTGAAGATTCGGCAGCCATAAATGCGCCATCGTCACCCTCAAAGCGACCAAACGTCTCATCGGACGAGAGCTTGAGCTGTGCGATTGTAACTGCACTGACTGCTGCGGCAAGCGCATATGCTTCGATGTCAGTAGAGTCTTGTAGTCGATAGAGCAACTTCTCTATGTTCACAACTGGCCACACGGGATACAGGGCTTGCTGATAAATGCCGAGATAATGGTTAAATGTCGCGAATGGAATGCGGTTCAAGCCAGGGTAGATATGAGGCTGAACTGATGGTTGTTGATAAGTTGCGTCTTTATCAGATATCGGTATTGGAAACTTTCTATTTATCATCGCCTTCTCCATTGCCAGTCGTTTATTCAACAGTGCTTCTCGTTTCTTCTGGGCCCATGGCCCCTTGGGCCCAGCCTTGAGCCGCCTTCTTTCGGCCACGCATTGGATAGAAAGACTTTGACAGCGTCTACATGGCAGCCCTCGATCACATTTCACTTTTCGTGCTGCGCATGCATCGCAAGCCCGTTCTCGAGCCATATTAATTCCCGTTTCAGGCTGCATCTGTCAGTAAGTGGTAGTCTACAGGATGCGAGGATTCGAGTGGCCCCTGCTTGACATGAACCCTCATCTTGAGCCATCGCATAAAGTTTGCTACTAGTCATCCTCTGTGGGGCCAAGCCACCAACTTTGTGGAGATTGAGGGAGGcggggatgaagatgatgggatTGTCTACACGTGGCTCTCGAGATTGATCGGCTTGGCACGCCGTAATATTAGATAAAGTGGTTACATCGATCTTGCTCATCACATCTGAGACATGGAACGGCATTCAC
The Trichoderma asperellum chromosome 7, complete sequence DNA segment above includes these coding regions:
- a CDS encoding uncharacterized protein (EggNog:ENOG41~antiSMASH:Cluster_7.7) → MEKAMINRKFPIPISDKDATYQQPSVQPHIYPGLNRIPFATFNHYLGIYQQALYPVWPVVNIEKLLYRLQDSTDIEAYALAAAVSAVTIAQLKLSSDETFGRFEGDDGAFMAAESSRARNEMDHLEHPSLSVLLSSFFLHVSSANRGYIRKGAMLLREAVTFAQMLGLDKAIHYSGLPKIEAQLHLRVIWLLFVTERGHTTRFDFPRILQLDPELPELEVDENPPILFAFISLSKLFQSFARAMDGDGTSQTEEYFASMHDRLREINQASHNCTDLQRADFLLTQQWMRVVLWKTSMYHINLSSNATDEGLSLCFPNRIARNVVQNIDLFPRSVIEAHGLGMEMKLFEVAMSLADILLCLPSNFEGKQLMSVGPRDVLNRLSQFLTHFRGGGDNIKLQILHDKMQEISSSVVRQPQLIEDDDRDPNAEWNGPKMIPLVE